One part of the Sander vitreus isolate 19-12246 chromosome 10, sanVit1, whole genome shotgun sequence genome encodes these proteins:
- the nexmifb gene encoding neurite extension and migration factor produces the protein MDVLTDSSLTLIVKTSEPENANVVENTGICEQSGDLSLCSIINAALPPSSPPPAAETSQRACPTHQRTTPTSTTLSLPLCTDSSLGLTAPPCPPSDNAPTVVPHLHHTPTPLPTSAVSSWVPTGDTQKTSLLLPVSLPLSATMMEPGTVSALTEECLLQPTRTCLGCFIETRDATDPNTIQNPPHDPNTNPETETGLSVRIGDVSREDFSDINNISIQCLSHAGEAVSHYGEQLLSDQLLSFPLPKAAVEGKRVDGNKTTEDCEDPEDDATSKNLYEGLLLDKVSGEEVLLANAGQDWGYFESFISESKMELLDLCSKNELSVNLFSEEDVDNLFDDEDDDSTLSSDVCSLKIRYESFQDNMREKTNVLQEETQFNFFPSVLANCAKKEEGAGVLRRSAEELQPKTDELILETGQEGKAGDCSGRSPLDGSQGSPMSTSKVNYLMDFNSTEESGEFSDDSSCTGSSSDTLQEGKFKKGHSKRLLSPSNPLNYGLRSKRKVRYSDDYLYDVDSLESEKNAEKKEKAPSGQKEEEDVDWCPKKRRKSCRKEPPVVIKYIIINRFKGERLMSVKLGKLDPVDVTVSLNNDTVSKYETLAPLKDFWQERQRERQEQLKLAARDKQQRGFHLNGRHHRPFNSSHPKRKYKIANRLKVQRIHTVEQSATVQCSPISDQGQGCVTKEEATPTVGGIIAAPSLPVTLDTNSITHTVTAKSRSQEREEREGRRLGGNKSVRIRKFKSEARLRSKKMKEAEGEEGRSVTNETDACVAAAQIEDPTAGLEEAGISSTTVKPNFSDNTTTAHTSEEKFPFVSSTCSPEKAPSSEAVEAGVPVIPGGYLQTLLDATDSSSGATISYFPQQPSRQQYPLGLSLEEKQFSSLQLAQSCVLSPPSESELQQSPQNCPSFPQMWHPQLCASHSHSFGPETPETPILPNNFPAAVPLNDSLPVSNYSQLSPEDDRLLYEKSYLTEAGLQPAADLQVCQSACVEGQVQYQRGSLCTDNGRLISYDSVGSLSASSSNYSSLSLKSCEREGEEEGRDSFLAHCSPKVVIQQSVDSLTPLRESSDLLDISNFTPDKFRHSSLSELSPPETPNLSPQVVGREMKMAGNVGEYQDVNDMTMDCNREVKWNCEVMQQQEHTVNAYTVEDNQFPLHNFNSQDVLRLDKKELGVTEFEEQTGEMLAGAKSIKSKRKGNCKQTAVGQSPKKVRAPRAPKSEKVKTPKQNSRSTKKIKAMLEGKAAKNQAGGCGTGLTDSSSTGDWPGTGWSESNSLVGDDQREFEEPSNILSNIVSGMAEVQRFMMASIEPLWNPMSEACMPSEANSLNLKTLKILAGTEADLKKKGAVLTGAGKGRKAGGKGGKNQAKFNPSHPLFPQLALGCNMFDKPSFINPGPAHKKLYRHKTSAKFPRIETLKGKRAERDPNKDIALMTSFEKLR, from the exons ATGGATGTGTTAACAGACAGCAGTCTCACATTGATCGTGAAGACTTCAGAACCAGAGAACGCAAATGTAGTGGAGAACACAG GGATATGTGAGCAGAGTGGTGATCTGAGTCTGTGCAGCATCATAAATgctgctctccctccatcctcacctcctcctgctgctgagaCTTCACAGCGGGCCTGCCCAACACACCAGAGGACCACGCCAACATCAACAACCCTCTCCCTGCCCCTTTGCACTGACTCCTCTCTGGGCCTGACAGCGCCCCCCTGCCCTCCCTCCGATAATGCTCCAACTGTAGTCCCCCACCTTCACCACACTCCCACACCACTTCCCACCTCAGCTGTAAGCTCCTGGGTCCCAACAGGAGACACTCAGAAGACTTCCCTTCTGTTGCCtgtttccctccctctgtcAGCTACAATGATGGAGCCTGGCACTGTGTCTGCCCTGACAGAGGAGTGTCTTCTTCAGCCTACCCGCACCTGCCTCGGCTGCTTCATTGAGACCCGGGATGCTACTGACCCTAATACCATCCAGAACCCACCTCATGACCCTAACACCAACCCTGAAACAGAGACTGGACTAAGTGTAAGGATAGGCGACGTGAGCCGAGAGGACTTCTCTGACATCAACAACATCAGCATCCAGTGCCTGAGCCATGCTGGGGAGGCAGTGAGTCACTATGGAGAACAGCTCCTCTCTGACCAGCTTCTTAGCTTTCCTCTGCCGAAAGCCGCAGTTGAGGGCAAGAGAGTTGATGGAAACAAAACGACAGAGGACTGTGAGGATCCAGAAGATGATGCAACATCTAAGAACTTGTATGAGGGACTGTTACTGGACAAAGTGAGCGGAGAGGAGGTTCTGCTGGCTAACGCCGGCCAGGACTGGGGCTACTTTGAGTCCTTCATCAGTGAGAGTAAGATGGAACTGCTGGATCTTTGTTCTAAGAATGAACTGTCAGTCAACCTCTTCTCTGAGGAAGATGTTGACAATCTATTTGATGATGAAGACGATGATTCGACTTTAAGCAGTGATGTCTGTTCGCTGAAGATTCGTTACGAGTCTTTCCAGGACAACATGAGGGAAAAAACAAATGTGCTCCAGGAGGAGACACAGTTCAACTTTTTCCCTAGTGTCCTGGCCAACTGTgccaagaaagaggaaggagcgGGAGTATTGAGGAGGAGTGCTGAAGAGCTTCAGCCCAAAACAGATGAGCTCATCCTGGAGACAGGACAGGAAGGAAAGGCAGGGGACTGCAGCGGTAGGAGCCCCCTTGACGGTTCCCAAGGCTCACCCATGTCCACTTCCAAAGTCAACTACCTAATGGACTTCAATTCCACAGAGGAGTCAGGCGAGTTCAGTGATGACAGTTCCTGCACTGGCTCCTCCTCAGACACCCTGCAGGAGGGCAAGTTTAAGAAGGGACACTCAAAGAGATTGCTCAGCCCCTCTAACCCTCTCAACTATGGTTTGCGCTCCAAGAGAAAGGTTCGATACAGTGATGACTACTTATATGACGTTGACTCGCTTGAGAGTGAGAAGAAtgcagagaaaaaagagaaggcTCCCTCTGGtcaaaaagaggaagaggatgtGGACTGGTGTCCCAAAAAACGTCGGAAATCCTGTCGTAAAGAGCCGCCAGTGGTCATCAAGTACATCATTATCAATAGGTTTAAAGGAGAGAGACTCATGTCAGTGAAACTGGGCAAGTTGGACCCTGTGGATGTTACTGTGAGCTTAAACAACGACACAGTAAGCAAATATGAGACACTGGCTCCTTTGAAGGATTTCTGGCAGGAgaggcaaagagagagacaggaacagCTTAAGCTGGCTGCCAGAGATAAACAACAACGCGGTTTTCATCTAAATGGACGCCATCATCGCCCTTTTAATTctagtcatcccaaaaggaaaTACAAGATTGCAAACAGACTTAAGGTTCAGAGGATTCACACTGTGGAGCAATCGGCAACAGTACAGTGCTCCCCTATCTCTGATCAGGGCCAGGGATGTGTCACTAAAGAAGAGGCCACCCCCACGGTAGGTGGAATAATAGCAGCCCCCAGCCTCCCTGTGACATTAGACACAAACTCCATCACGCACACAGTCACAGCAAAGAGCCGCTCccaggagagggaggagagggaggggaggagattGGGAGGAAATAAATCAGTCAGGATAAGGAAATTCAAAAGcgaagccaggctgaggagcaagaaaatgaaagaggcagaaggagaggaggggaggagcgTGACAAATGAAACGGATGCCTGTGTCGCTGCGGCACAGATTGAGGACCCTACTGCTGGGTTAGAAGAGGCAGGCATTAGCTCAACTACAGTCAAACCCAATTTCTCTGACAATACCACCACCGCTCACACATCTGAGGAGAAATTCCCCTTTGTTTCGTCCACCTGCTCTCCTGAAAAAGCTCCTTCCTCAGAGGCGGTGGAAGCGGGTGTCCCTGTTATCCCGGGGGGCTACCTGCAGACCCTGTTAGATGCTACAGACTCGTCCAGTGGAGCAACTATCTCTTATTTCCCCCAGCAGCCCTCTAGGCAGCAGTATCCTCTGGGGCTATCCCTAGAGGAGAAACAGTTTTCTTCTCTTCAGCTCGCTCAGAGCTgtgtcctctctcctccctctgagtCAGAGCTCCAGCAGTCTCCCCAGAACTGCCCAAGTTTCCCGCAGATGTGGCACCCGCAGCTCTGTGCAAGTCACAGCCATAGCTTTGGGCCTGAGACCCCTGAGACTCCCATCTTACCCAACAACTTCCCAGCTGCTGTGCCCCTGAATGACAGCCTGCCAGTGTCTAACTACAGccagctgagccctgaggatgACAGGCTACTTTATGAGAAGAGCTACCTGACTGAGGCTGGGCTGCAGCCTGCGGCAGATCTGCAAGTGTGTCAGTCTGCCTGTGTGGAGGGCCAGGTGCAATACCAGAGAGGGTCCCTGTGCACAGACAATGGCAGGCTCATCAGCTATGACTCAGTGGGCTCTCTGTCAGCCTCCTCCAGCAATTACAGCTCCCTCAGCCTCAAGTCTTGTGAGCgagagggtgaggaggagggcCGAGACAGCTTCTTAGCTCATTGCAGTCCTAAAGTGGTGATTCAGCAGAGTGTGGATTCCCTTACCCCACTCAGGGAATCCTCAGATCTGCTGGACATCTCCAACTTCACCCCTGACAAGTTTAGACACTCCTCACTGTCAGAGCTTTCCCCTCCTGAGACCCCCAACCTGTCCCCGCAGGTGGTGGGGCGTGAGATGAAGATGGCAGGCAATGTTGGAGAATACCAGGATGTGAATGATATGACTATGGACTGCAACAGGGAGGTAAAATGGAACTGTGAAGTTATGCAGCAACAAGAGCACACAGTAAATGCATACACAGTGGAAGACAACCAGTTTCCGCTGCACAACTTCAACAGTCAGGATGTGTTACGTTTAGATAAAAAGGAGCTGGGAGTTACCGAATTTGAGGAACAGACTGGTGAAATGCTGGCTGGTGCGAAAAGCATAAAGTCAAAGAGGAAAGGCAATTGCAAACAGACAGCTGTGGGACAGAGCCCAAAGAAAGTCCGGGCTCCCAGAGCTCCTAAGTCAGAAAAGGTCAAGACCCCCAAACAGAACTCGCGTTCCACCAAAAAGATAAAGGCCATGTTGGAGGGTAAGGCCGCAAAGAACCAGGCAGGAGGTTGTGGCACAGGCCTGACTGACAGTAGCAGCACTGGGGACTGGCCTGGCACCGGCTGGTCAGAGAGCAACAGCCTGGTTGGGGACGACCAGCGAGAATTCGAGGAGCCCTCCAATATTCTGTCCAACATTGTCTCTGGCATGGCTGAGGTCCAAAGGTTCATGATGGCCTCCATTGAGCCACTGTGGAATCCCATGTCGGAGGCCTGCATGCCCTCTGAGGCCAATAGCCTCAACCTAAAGACCCTCAAAATCTTGGCTGGCACAGAGGCCGACCTGAAGAAAAAAGGAGCCGTGCTAACAGGGGCTGGGAAAGGCAGAAAGGCAGGGGGAAAGGGAGGAAAAAACCAGGCCAAATTCAACCCCTCTCATCCCTTATTCCCTCAACTAGCTCTGGGCTGTAACATGTTTGATAAACCCAGCTTTATTAACCCTGGGCCTGCACACAAAAAGCTGTACCGCCACAAGACCAGTGCAAAGTTCCCGCGGATTGAGACACTGAAGGGAAAGCGAGCTGAGAGAGACCCAAATAAGGACATAGCGCTAATGACCTCTTTTGAGAAACTGAGGTAA